Below is a window of Mucilaginibacter sp. PAMC 26640 DNA.
TCTAATATCCACTCTGGCTCCGACTGACTGGTGAAGAATCTCACCCGATTTACCAATCACAATATGCACCGGCAACACGTTGGTATTGAATTGTTTGCTTAGATTGCCTTCAAAATTCAGAATTTTATATTTGAAGATCCGGTTATCCAGAAAATAATCTACTCTCTGCTTTTTATCCGCTGTAATCGCCAGGAAAACTATATCCGACCGGTTACGGTACCCGTCGACCAGTTGATTTAACTCCGGAATTTCCGCAACACATGGAGCGCAACCAATGCTCCAGAGATTAATAACGATGATTTTGCCTTTAAAATCAGCGAGCTGAACCTGCGAGCCATCTAATGCCGTACAATGAAAATCAGTAATTGGTGGGACATCAGGATCCGCATGTATCTCCCCCTTTCGCGCTATTGAAGACAGAAATGTCGCAAATGAATCTTGCGTTATATTGTATTCTTTAAATAATTTCCGCAGAGAATCTAATGCAGCGGGATCGGCGTCCCGGTATAAACTTACATAGTCGTTCAGCGCACGGGTATAATCCCCGGCAAGCTTGTATGAATTTGCCCGTACAGACAGAATTGATCGCTTGAAATTGTCTGCAGTACTGCTGCCACCGATTATCTGTAACGCTGCCGAAGCATGAACGATTGCGCTGCTGTAATTTTTTTGCAACACAGCGACCTTGGCAAGGTCCAGCAACGTGAGGGGTACATAAAGCTGGTATTGTGCGTCTGTGATGCGCTCCTCATGGTTAACACGGCCATCCTGAAAATATTTCAGTTCTTTTTTCAGTAATAACTCCGCTTTTCTGGCTTTTAACTTACGGGATATATATATTTCAGGCAGTTGATTTAAGCGGTAATAGCTGATAGTTCCGTTTTTATAAGCAGGGCCCGATACCCGCTCAAACGCACGAACCGGAATCGTTCGATCATCCTGCAGGTAGTCCCAAATGATATCGTCTTTTGAAAGTTCGGCATCCGGGTATCGCATAAAAATTTCCCTGAGCCGGGATCGAATATCATCCGCGATTGCCTTACCGGATGCTTTATAGTTTTCATAATTATAAATGGTAAAGGCAAACCGTGTTTCTGCACTCGCCGGGAAAAGGTTTAACATCCGCAAAAGATAATCCTTTCCGCTTTTCATGTCCCCTGTTTTAGCGTAAGCGACGCACAAAGCAGCTAATAGTCCGGAATTCCCGTCCGGTGATCCTTTCCTCCCCCTGGCTATCTCCAGCAGTTTATGCAGCATGTCCTGAATCTCCTTCTTTCCCTCGCTACCTTCCTTGATCATGGAAACCACGTTGATATAGCTGGCATAGGCCAGGAAATTATCCGGATACCGGCCAATTTCCTGGAGAAATAAGCTATCGGGGTGATCGGAAAAAAAAGCCTGTAATAAGGCGCCCCTTACCGGTGTCCTTTTATTCGGTGTATAAACCAGTAAGTCTATCGCTGCATTGTGATCGTCTTTATTTAGGGTGTAAAATCCTGCTTTAAGGGAAGCTGCCTCCGGTACCTTAAATAATGCGGTCAGCAGTTTCCCACACATTCTCATTCTTCGGTGACAACTTTGCATCGTTCCATCCTGAAAATAAGTGCTTACCCTTAAAAAGACCGGGGAATTTCCACGTAAGGCAGCCTGTGGATCCAACGAATCATAAGTGAAACGGATAGTTTCCCCCGCTGCGGGCTTTAAGATATTCACCCGTCCAGGCTGCGTCCATGCCAAAAAAGGCAGGCAGCATATGAATACATATAAGAAAGAAATTTTGACCATGTTCTTGCTTTTTTGTAAATTGAACACAATCATTTTGAGAAGCAATATAATTTGACGAACCCCCAATTCAACCGTACAAGGCAAGGTTGTCAGGCATTAAATACAGGAATGGCACTGTGAATTGTCGTTCATCGGGAAAAAACAGCTATCCGTCATAGCTTTTTAGTGGTTTGTCATTAAAATCCAACGATTATTTATAATATCTATACCTTGAGCACATGAAATGGTTAAAGACCTTTTGGGATAAATCTTTTACAAAACTTCCATACCGGTTGTTTTTGCATGGCAGTTTTTGGTTTATTCTTCTTTTTTTCGGGATGGAAGAAAGCACTATTGTGCGCATCGATCTACAGCAGCGTATTTTCGTATCACTGGTGGGGGTGTTTTTCGCCTTGTTTTTATATTACCCCCTGATCTATTTCATTTTACCCTTTTTACAAAAAAAAAAATGGTTGCCGGCACTATTCTTTTTCGTACTTTATTACGTCGCGGCCATAATATTGAGGAATTACCATATTCAGCTGGTGGTGGGGCTTTACAACCTCAAAGGCAAATGGGTAGTTGGTGAAGACTTTTGGGACAGACTTTACCAAAATAGATTCAATATGACTGGTATAACAGAAATTCTTTTCAGCAGTTTACCCAGCATGTTACAGGTCATTTATATCCCGTTAGCCATTAAATTTATCCGTTATGCCTATCAATTCAATATCAGACAGGCCTGGCTCGCCAAGGAAAACGCACAATTACAGTTATCGACGCTGAAGGCCCAGATCAATCCTCATTTTTTCTTTAACACGCTGAACAATCTTCAATCTTTTATTGTGCAGAACGAGAAAGAAAAATCGGTTGACTTGTTGAACAAGCTGGGTGAATTTATGCGTTCAACCCTATACGAATGCGAAGATGAATATATCACGATGAACCAGGAGATTACCCTGCTGCAGAATTATGTGGCCATTGAGCGGGTACGTTTCGCTGAACTGGCAAAGATCAGGATCAGCTTGATCGATGAAGACCCGAACTATCGCATCCCTCCTTTTATCTTCCTGCCTTTTATGGAAAATGCATTTAAATATGGTGGGGCTTTGCCAACGAAAGAAATTGCCATAAATGTGGAATTGGTCAATTCAGCGGAACGGCTTTATTTAAAATCAACCAATAAGTATTACCAGGAACCAGGTGCAACCGCTCAAGGAGGGATTGGCTTACACAACGTCCGGCAGCGTCTGAATTACTACTTCAAAGAAAAACATAACTTGGACATATGCCAGACACAAGACTTTTTTAACGTAGAACTACAAATTGATAAACAATGAATTACCTGATTGTTGACGACGAACCCCAAGCCCGCAAATTGCTGCAGGCTTATATGGAGAACATGAACTCCTACCATCTCGTGAGGCAATGCGAGAGCGCCATGGAGGCATTTGAAACGCTTTACAGTGAAAAGATCGATATGATGTTTCTTGATATTAAGATGCCTATCATATCCGGAACTGATTTCCTGCGTTCATTAAAGAATCCTCCACTGGTAATTTTTACAACTGCCTATAATAAATATGCTATGGAAAGCTACGAGTTGAATGTCGTCGACTATTTGTTAAAACCGATCGCTCTTCCAAGGTTACTACAGGCATTGGAAAAAGTTCAAAACAGATTGTTAAGTCAAAGAAACCCGGCAATAAACGACCAGGTTAGACATTTGTTCGTTAAAGTAGGGCTCAAAATTCTCAAAGTAAATTTAGATGAAATTTTATTGATTGAAGGAATGCAAAATTATTGCAAACTGCATTTGAAGGATAAAGTTATGGTTGCCGGTAATACTATGAAAGCCATGGAAGATATGTTACCTGCCAATGCGTTTATCAGGGTTCACCGATCTTATATTGTACCTGTTGCGACAATTAACGCCATTATTGGCAACACCATTGAAACTTCCTATCAACAGGTTCCTATCGGCGTAAACTACCGATCTGCAATTTTAAAATATGCTAACGCCAGGTAATCGGGCAGGGATAAAATCCCTGCAGAACTAATCTTGAAAAAACGCTGGCGCCTGTTCCCGGGGTGGCTTATTTAACACATCAAACAACCCTCTGGCGGCCCTACGGTGTGTACACATCTTGTTGATAATTTTGGTAAAGCGTCCAGCCCTCATAAATGTTGTAAAATTTGGCCAGTCCCTTTTGTAAAACGATTGGGCCTGGCTTTCTTTGGGATGTATATCCTTTCCACCCTCCCAGCCGTGCAGTTATCCAGGTAGCCCACTTTAAGGTGTTTACTTTGGCGTGTTTCTTTAATTTCCCTGTTGCCCCGTCCATTTTGTCGCCTACCATTTGTAAGCACCTTTGTTCCTGATGGTCAAACACTTCATTGATATCCTGCTCATTATCATCATCGTAGGCAAGCATCATTTGCAATATTCTTAAACTGGCCATCATCGCCAATAACGTTAGTTTACGGATTGCCCACCCCTCTTCCAATTGTGACCGTTCGATGCGGAAACCGTCCGTTTTCAGTAGCCGGTGAACCTGTTCGATATACCACCGCTCTTTATACCATGAAATGACCGATAGGGCATCTTCGGCATTTGTCACTTCATGGGTGGTCAGTATGCGCCAGTGAATGCCTTTGCCTTCACTTAGTTCGGCAGCTTCTACCACATATACTTCCTGGGTCTCCGGCATATTCCCGTCCCTACAGGATTTTGGTTTCAAAAGCAGTGTTTTCGTCCATTTCAGCCCCATGTGTGCTACACGCTTTGTGACGCTTTTCCTGTTATCGCCAATTACCCGGAGGTGATACCAATGCATCACGGGCAATTCATCCAGGCAACTGCTTAGCTTTTTGTTCCCCGCTACCTGCCGGTCATGGTTAGAGCGGATTAACAATTCTACCTTTCCCTTTTTAACTACGCCAAACAGATCATAAATATCACTTTCCCGGTCTGCGACAATAGTTATTGAGGCTGCTTCCTTTAACAGTTCCTAGCTTGCATTAGCTGCTTTTATCCAGTTGTAAGATTCCTTTTCTTCAATTGGCAACTGTCGGTAACCCCGCCCAAGTTTGTCCGGGGCATACTCGGGCCTTTCCCATGCATCTATGTGAGAATAACCTAAGGCGTGGCTGCTAACGGCATCTACTACCAAACTGCTATGCAGCATAAACCCAAGTATATCTTCCCTCGAAGTTGTCCCAAGCCGCTTTTTGCCTTTTTACGCCCGCGTTGCGCCGAAAAGTTAAACTCCGTCGTATCTTGTATGCACAATAAATGCCTGCCTGGGCACAACGTTAGGCAACGGCCTCTTATACTTTTTATAATTCCTTCTTCAGTGAAACTATCATTGTTGAACAGCCTGTAAAAACTTCGCTGCTCGCTTTCGCTCTCTGTAATTTGTCGCAAACTGCTATCGCGTCCCATTGTTAACTTCCGAAGCGCATTTATTGCCCGCTTTTCTATGCGCTTGTCTCCGAATGCACCTGCAAAATCAGGGTTCGAATTAATCAATTCCACCATCCCGCTAAATTCAACTTTTTATTCCCATACTTGTGTACACACAGTAGCCAAAGGGAGGGGGACTTCGCCTCGATTTATGAAGAAGTTCATGGGCAATCGATAGGCGCTATGACTATCTCCACCCAACTGAAAGCCTTCGGATTCGGCTTCCGCAAATCCCGGGAAATCCTGACCAGCCCAGATCCCCTCTTTCGTGAAAAACTCAACCACATCAAATAAATCCTCTCCAACCTGAGCGTGGAAAAAACTATAGCACTGTTATATCATTGAACAGGTCAAAAAGTATGCAGTTGGATACCATTAGAGAGTTGGAAGGTCACGAAAGTTTGAAACCTTGACATCAAGGATATCAATAAGCGGAATCCTGCCTTAGGTTTACTTAACATACGAATATCTCACGCACAATACGAGGTCAAAAAAATCGATAAACTGCTCAAATCCAAACAAGATAGTTTAAACGATGACTTTCTTTCCGACCCTTTTGAACGTTTTAACCTAGCGAAATATCAGAAGAAAGGGACCTCAAATGAAAAGTTAGAACTTCAAATTCCTAACAATAGCGGTTGGAAAGTCATCTATTCCTACAATTTTTATGGCGTAAGGATTTTTGTTATCCCAGGGTTTTGGATAAACACGAAGCTTATCTGATACACAACAAAAAGAAACCACCTGTAAAACCTGCTTTTGTTTTTTTAAATACCTGCAGCAGCGGTATTGTTAGTGATCCGGATTTTGCAGACGTCCTATCAGATTTATATCCTGCTTATGCTCTTGAAATAATAATAACTACTTTTAATATTATGGATGTACATGCAGGTGAATTGCCAAGAGCATTTTATGATAATTTTATAAGGCAAAATAAAACTGCGTTTGATTCATTTATTACCGCAAAAAATTGGCTAATCCTGGGAGAAAAAAAATATTCAGCTTTTGGATACTTATTATGGTTTGCCCGTCCCGATTTAAGGTACTCACTTAAACCTTCGGCAATCATCTAAAAGACTTTGTGTAAAACTAAAAGGAAATTAACAACGGCTGAAAAAAATTAAAAGCATCGGAAATAAAAAAAGCATCCTAAACTTAAAGTTATGAAAAATCAAATTGAAATTATTGGTGGCGAACCTGTTGAAGAAGATCTTACCCGAGGGTTAAAACAAAAATTCTAAATTAAACGAAATCATAAAATTCGGTCAAATCTCTGCTGATAAGCTTTCAGACGAACTGAAAAACACAGCAACCGCTATAGGCAAGGCTATGGATTTTGTCGATGAAGCATTAAACAAATATGATCTTGATGAAATTACAATTAAACTTGCCATAACTGCAAGTGGAAACATTGGCATTTTAGGAACAGGGGTTACTGCTTCAGGCACGGGCGGCATAGATTTAAAATTCAAAAGAAAGAATTGTGCTTGAGTGGTAAAAGACTAACATGCCTCTTATTTTAGGATCTTTTCAATCTCCGCGATGTCAAAATAGCTGAATTTTTAGTGGAGAATAGATGAAAAAAAGGCTAAAAATCACAAAAAAGTCAGTATTTTTATAAAAGGCAATTTTGAAAAAAGTATAAAAAACCGCATTTCTGATTGGATATTCCGGCATGCTTGACCATGCTGTTCCGTGCCCATTAGACCAATCGATTGTGTTGATGAATATAAAATTTCAAAAATGTAATTCAGGATGATAGCATGGTCAAAGTGTAACGGAATGCCTTGTACTCATTTCCGGAACACATTGATCAACGACTCCGGAATATCCAGTCATGCAAGGACACTTTGCTTAATGCGGATCTCCAATTGTTTTATAAAAATCACCCATATATGGGTTTATTGGTTACATTTTTTTGAATCATTTTCGGGTTGTAAAAGTCAAGCGCGACCCTCAGCTAAGTAAAGATTTCGGAGAGACTCTCCGGGAGCTTCGCAATGAGAAAAACTTTCGCAAGAAGACGTCGCAAATATGCTTGAGACCTCGCCGTCGCAAGTAGGAAGGCTAGAGCGTGGTGAGACCAACCCCACCCTTGCCACCATGGGTGCTTTTTTCGGTGTTCTCGGAGTTTCATTAAGAGAATTACTTCGGTTAAAAAATTATAAGAATGACAATCACACTTAAATTGTTCTCAATTTTAAAATAGATTTCGCCAAGCACGATGACGGAATTAATTTTAAACATAAAAAAGGCACCTTTCTCTATACTTTTCAAGAGTAATTACATAGAAAACGCTTTTTGTGGCTCATCGCTATCGTCTGACTTTTTAGGTTCATCATCGTCAACGGAGCTGTTAGCTTCAAGCTTTTTCAACTCCTTCGCCAGTAATTGCGCAACGTCTTTTTTAATCCTTTTATAATTCTCCTGGATATCTTCTTCCGTTACCCGAGCCCCCCCCGGCAAAGGCTTATACAGCGCCTCCTCACGCTTAATACCCTCATAGTTGTTTTGCAACTCCGCATGAAACATTTTTAAATCGGTCCTGCAATCCGGGTTATCGGCCACAATACCCACAAATTCACCGGAAGATAAAGCCGCTGTCTTCGAGGCTGGTATTGCATATTCTAATTGCGTTGATTTGGAAACCGAAGTGTCCGAACTATTGATACTTAGGCTTTCCCGGTTCTGCATGATCTTCTCGAAATTCTCGCTCATCTTTTTAGCCGTATCCCCGCTCACCTGCCCGCAGATCACATTGCCCACAATACCCGTAATCACATCCGCATGATCCGCGCCATAATCCTTTTTGAGTTGGCTAAAATACTGTATTCCAATCGTCACACTGATCAAATTCGATCTGCCTGTAGAAATTGTGGGTATCAAGTCGGCCGTTAAGGTCGGAAATTCATCAAAGATCAGGCTGCTTTTTAACTTGCCTTTCTTATTGACGAGTTTAAGCATCCGATTTACATACAAAGAAAGTACCGCACCATACACCTGTAGCTTTTGCGGGTTGTTGCCCATACACACGATTGTAGGCTCATCCGGGTTATTGATATCTAAGGTGAAATCATTGCCTGATAACACATAATATAATTGTGGCGAAGCCAAACGGGCCAGCCCGATCTTGGCCGAAGCGATCTGCCCCTCTAACTGCGCCATCGCCTTGTTGTGGTAGGCAGATATAAAAGGATTAATCAATACCTTGATTTCTTCTTCCTGTTCCAGCACCGCGAAAAGCCGGTCATAGTCGGTTTGCATCAATTCGATGACATGGAGTAAGGTACAATACCGGCCTTTTTCATGCTTTCTTAAATACCATATAATAGCCGTCAGGAAATTAATGGGGTTTTCCACGAAGAAATCACCCTGCTTTTTCAGCCATTCCCGGTTCAAACCTAACATGATCGTGCGGCTGGATTCCGTCGCATCGGTAATATCCTCCATACTTTGCGGGTCTAGTGGGTTGCAACGATGGTAGATCTTATCAAAATCGATCACCCAAAAAGTGGGCTTGACTTTGTAGTTAGCATAATACTTTAACAATGCATTATAAGCGATCAGAGTCAAATCGCTAAACTTGAAATCATACAAAAACACACTGTGCCCTTTACGAATGTGCTGGTCGATCACATGCCGGATGACGAAGTATGTTTTACCTGCACCTGCCAGGCCCAAAACCGCCGTTGAGCGGTGTGGATTGATCACATTGATATAAGAATCCCTCACTTTGCCGTTGAGTTTATACTTAGCAGGCAGGTTGATTGAATATTCATTTTCCAATAGCCTTTCTTCCTGCGGGAACGTTTCGTTATCCCTATTAAAAATATCTTTATTGAGATTACCCTTGATCTGTCGCGACAACCAGTTGCCGCCAGTCAGGATAAGTAAGTAGCCGATACCGGTTAGAACCATATACAGGATAGCCACTATGTTATCCCCGCATTGTAAGTAGAACCGCAAGCTATTGAGCAGCCGTTAGACATGACAGTGCCGGAAAATAAGATGATGCTGGCCATTTATCTGACAGCCCCTGAAATTGAGAATGACAGGCGTGGATTGAATACGTTTTATGGTATTCGAAGGGCAAGAAAAGAAGGACGCTGGCCCGGCCTCGCCCCAGTTGGTTACCTCAACCGTACCGCAGAAGACGGCAAAAATATATCAGTCCTGACGGAGAACAGGCTAAGTTGATGGAATGGGCATTTAAGGAAATCTCCAAAGGCAAATATTCCACCGAACAAATATTTAAAAAGTGGTAGAATCAGGTTTGAATTGCAGTAAAAACAATTTTTTAAGGCTCGTTCGCAATCCGATCTATTGCGGTAGAATTCCCATAGCGCAATATAAAGATGAGGATGCTTTTACTGTTACCGGATTACATAAACCAATCATATCAGAATACTTGTTTTACGAAGTTCAGGATATCTTAGACGGCAACAAGCGGACGATTAAAACTAAAATTATCACCAATAAACATTTTCCTTTAAAAGGCTTTATTAGTTGTTCAAGGTGTCCCCGAACGCTATGCACAAGCGGTTCAAAAGGGCGGAGCATGTATTATTACTACTACCACTGTTGCTCAAAATGTGGTTGCAGGTATAAAGCTGATGAGGTTAATAACGAACTTTTACAATTGCTTGATCTATATACGCTCAATCCCCGCGCTATTGAGTTGTTTAAAATTGTTATCCTTGACGAATACGCTAATGACACCGTTGGATATAAAGAGTATAAGATTTCTTTGGCAAAACAGCTTACAGAGTTTAATAACCGACTTTCCAAAGCGCGGGAATTATTATTGGCTGGGGATCTTGACAGTGCCGATTATAAAGGGATAAAAGCAGATTGTGAGCGGGGAATACTGATTACAGAGGCTCAACTTGCTGAGTTAGGTAAAAATAAGTATACAAAAAGCCAATTAGAGCCCATTATAGACAAAGCGATAGCAACTTACGCTAATCTAAGTGTAATTTACTGTAAATCAAATGATGAAGAGAAAAGAAGGCTAATTGGTTCGATGTTTCCCGAAAAAATCCCTTTTGAAAATCTAAAACATCGAACCGCTAAAGTTAATGATAGCTTCCGCCGTATTTACCTGACAAACAAGCAATTATCAAGCAAAAAAAGGGGCAAAAGACTTCTGAAAATCTCTTG
It encodes the following:
- a CDS encoding conjugal transfer protein TraG; the encoded protein is MVLTGIGYLLILTGGNWLSRQIKGNLNKDIFNRDNETFPQEERLLENEYSINLPAKYKLNGKVRDSYINVINPHRSTAVLGLAGAGKTYFVIRHVIDQHIRKGHSVFLYDFKFSDLTLIAYNALLKYYANYKVKPTFWVIDFDKIYHRCNPLDPQSMEDITDATESSRTIMLGLNREWLKKQGDFFVENPINFLTAIIWYLRKHEKGRYCTLLHVIELMQTDYDRLFAVLEQEEEIKVLINPFISAYHNKAMAQLEGQIASAKIGLARLASPQLYYVLSGNDFTLDINNPDEPTIVCMGNNPQKLQVYGAVLSLYVNRMLKLVNKKGKLKSSLIFDEFPTLTADLIPTISTGRSNLISVTIGIQYFSQLKKDYGADHADVITGIVGNVICGQVSGDTAKKMSENFEKIMQNRESLSINSSDTSVSKSTQLEYAIPASKTAALSSGEFVGIVADNPDCRTDLKMFHAELQNNYEGIKREEALYKPLPGGARVTEEDIQENYKRIKKDVAQLLAKELKKLEANSSVDDDEPKKSDDSDEPQKAFSM